The DNA window GTGGGTGCTACGCTGAGGGTCCAATGGGACCCGATGTGCCGACAAGCAGCCGGGATGAGGGCTCCCCTGGatgcttcttccttcttttctaacGTGATGCGTTCAAAGGGCTTAGAAGGATGGTTGGGGATGAGCCGTGCCAGGTCGAGAGCGGACAGGGAGGTTTAGCCGAGGGGATCGTGGCGGTGGTGACAGCGTGGAGCGGCCTCCCCCGCGCTGTGGGTACGTTGATCCCCGTGGGTTTTGTCAGGAGAGAAGGGCTCATTCTTGAGCTGTCAATCTGCCACCTCCCAGAGGCTCTTCTCCTCCCCCCGCTGCCGCCGCTCCGTGCAACGCGGGGGCTGAAAATCCCCTTCCCCCGGGGTGGGTACTGCAGCATCTCCCAAACCTCCCTACCCCAAACACGGGCAGAGCGCAGCTCCGTGTCGCTCCCGTTTCTTTCTGTTCAAAAGGCATCCCTTCGCTCGGAGCCGAAGCTCTGTCTCATGTCAGGCACAGATGTGACCTCTGGCTGTTGCTGGGTgcccctggctgctgctggcagcactttGGGCTTGTGGCTGTGGGATGAGAGCCGAGCACACCATCTGCGCTCCCTGTCCTGTGAACTTCCCAGCTCTCCTTTCTCCTCGGATTTCTTCATTAGAAATAGATAAGATCAGATCATTCTTCTTTCACTACAAGTTCATTTCACTTTCCATGCAGTGAGCCCATCTGATAAATAGTGGCTCGACATaacccagctcctcctgcccttGGTTGCATGCACAGCTCAGGACTGGTGGCCACAGCCCCCTGTCCAGCAGATTCCTGCCTTTTGATGGAGGTGGGGATGGATCCCCACTCTGACCTGAGCTGTGTGGCACAGGGGAGCAGCTGCTCACGTGGTGTCTTGGGACCCATCCTAGGTGAGCTCATGGTCTCCAGGATCTGTTTCCCCACAGGAGCATCCCTTTGGCTTGTGGGGATGTCCTTGGCCATTGTCCCTGAGAAAGCCAGAGGTGGTGCAGCCCCCGGTCCTGGCACACAGGGTTTTAAGTAGCAACACCAGGCACCTACTGTTAGCATGGGGCTGGCTTGTGTCTGGCTTCAGATGAGAAAAACGTGCACTGATAATGCTGAGTGATGAGATCTGAGATTTACATCCACTCCCTGCCCCCTCTAATAAGCCTTGCTTTGATCAGACTCCCCAGCTGGCATTCCTCCGAGGTGGGGAGGCATTCTGCAGCAAACCCCAAAGACAAGAACCATTCAATCCCTGGAGCTGCCCTGGAGCTCAGCTGCCTGGGGTTCTCATTTGGGGTGGGAGCGCTGTGTCATCTCTTTTGCACATTTATATGGGGACTGTTGGTGTCCAAACTGGAGCCTGGGAGAAGTTCTTTCCTCAGAGGTGGGGAGGCCCCAGCAGCgcccagagctgtggtgtcccattcctggaggtgcccaCAGCCATGGCTGGGCCTGGGGCAGtaggagctgtggggcagccagcccacagctgtGGTGGGgctgaaggtcccttccaacctcagccattctgctgTTCTACGATTGTATGTTGGCAGCAGGTATCAAATAGGAAGAGGACACTTGAGTGTGCAGCCCTTGGAAAGGTCCCATCTCTCCTCCTGGAGGTTTCTTCCACACCCTTGTCACTCCCACCCCTCTCCTGTGttgcaggctgtgagctcccATGCGTGACCTCGgcctcctcccctcccagccGTGCTAACACCAGAAGGATGGCGGCTGCCTCGTTCCGCTACGGCATCACCATCACCGGGGCCGTGCTGCTGGTGACGGGGACTCTGTGCTTCGCCTGGTGGAGCGACGGAGAGGTGGGCACAGCAGTGGGCAGCGGGGCTCACCTCCTGCCCCCCCGCGAGGCCCAGGCTGTGCCCAGCTCCTCCAACGCGCTGCTGCGCTCCGTCAGCTTCTTCTGCTGCGGCATCGGCGGCATCCTGCTCCTCTTCGGGCTGCTCTGGTCCGTCAAGGCCAACGCCAGGGTGGTGTCACGGCGCTACCAGTACCGCTTCCCCCGTGACCTGCAGTACTTCACTGCTGAGCCCCCGGAGAAGTGGAACTGCAGGTGggtgtgggtgctgctgcctgctcagctGCTCGAACCCATTGCTGCGCTCTGCTCCCGAGCGGATGCCGTTGTGCATTAGCATCAACCCTCGCTCCCATGCACAAGCCAGCTGCTCCTACACTGTGCTCAtcctccagcagctcttcagCCCCGCGGGGCATCGGATGTCTGAGCAGAGCCGGCGAGCAGAGGGCTGCAATGATTTTCTAGGCAATGGTGTTGGCCAACCCCATCCCTATGCACTGTGTGGAAGCTGTGTGACATCCCATGGCACCTTGGCCACAGCCACCCATTCTTTGGTGTGCTCAGGGAGTGTGCTGTATCTGTATTGCTTTTGACAGACTCTACAAAAGGGATGAGTTTATGCTGCTCTATAAAATGGCTGGGTTTGTGTTATCTATGCCAAAATGGGATAAAactaaaaaaggagaaaacccAGTTCTCAGGCTGGCATTAAGTGGGATGGGACTGCAGCATGGGGACCCATGACTAAGCAGTGTCCCCAGCACGGTGCCTGTGGTGATGGGCTGGCATCACCCTGgcattgccagcaggagccATAGCTGAGCATTGGCATCCTGTGTGGGGAGGGCAAAGGTTGGGCAGCAGTTTTCCCTGTACACAAGTTGTGTTTGCTCAGCAAAgtgcagctggaagcagcagcagcagggctggcacatGGAGGGCTCAGGGGGGCGTGGGGTGGGCTGGGACTGCACTGAACAAGAAAGCCCAGCTCTCACCTGGCTGCTCGTGTGAGCCGCCcactcagctcccagcagcccctgTGCTTTAGGGATGGCTGTGTGGCCCTGGATGGGGTTTGGTGGTTATGAGGATGCTCTTCTGCCCACAAGAAGCGCTATGGCACAGAACAGGGACTGAGAGCCAACACCTCTACTTCTCTGCAGCTAGACATGTGCATGTGGCCCTTGGTGCCAGAGGTGGCACCTTGTGGGACTGCATCTCTTCTTCCTCAAGGTGAGGTCAGTCAACTGATGCTGTGCACAGCTGGGTTCCTTCTTCTCTCGCAGCTCCTGGGACGCCACTGCCATCCCTACCTACGAAGAAGCCCTGACCTGCAGGCCCGCTCATGGCACCTACCTCCATCCCGTGGTGAGCAAGGAGGAGCTGACACCACCGCCATATCATGAcctggaggatgaggaggatgaGCGCTGGCAGAGCGGCCGCCGCCGCAGCTCCTCCGACAGCGCCTTGTTCCGCCCCAGCCCCTCATGGTTGGAGACCCAGAGCCCCGCTGGGCCACAGGCAACACCACCCCCCAGCTATGAGAACATCAGTGTTCGGGGTGTCTGACTGAGCGCCGTCCTTCAGCACGGGGAGAGCACAGGGGGGCACGGGGCTGTACTGCTTTCCAAGTGATGCATTCGGAGCAATGTGAGCAGCTGGCATGTCGGAAGCCTTCGTGTTTTTAATAAAACCACCTCTGGTTGCAAATGTGTGGTGTTTCAGAGCATGTGCAATCCCACACTGCCTGCCCTGCCCAACCCACACTTGGTTCTGCCCCAAAGGGTGAAGGAATGGCAGCGGTGAGCAATGGAACA is part of the Excalfactoria chinensis isolate bCotChi1 chromosome 8, bCotChi1.hap2, whole genome shotgun sequence genome and encodes:
- the TMEM61 gene encoding transmembrane protein 61; translation: MQHPGAPWGPAAARPPPRPAPPAPRAELREPPGGAGPEAAGCELPCVTSASSPPSRANTRRMAAASFRYGITITGAVLLVTGTLCFAWWSDGEVGTAVGSGAHLLPPREAQAVPSSSNALLRSVSFFCCGIGGILLLFGLLWSVKANARVVSRRYQYRFPRDLQYFTAEPPEKWNCSSWDATAIPTYEEALTCRPAHGTYLHPVVSKEELTPPPYHDLEDEEDERWQSGRRRSSSDSALFRPSPSWLETQSPAGPQATPPPSYENISVRGV